Proteins encoded by one window of Kribbella italica:
- a CDS encoding MIP/aquaporin family protein, with translation MATTEAVKAKTLLGECSAELAGTFILILFGCGVVAQVAAAGIGDHDSIAWAWGLGVTLGIYVAGRMTGAHLNPAVTIALAAFRGFSWKKVLPYSVAQFLGAFLAALVVRWNYTEALNKFDPGLTIKSQGVFSTLPGNGSLDLGVGMWGGFRDQIIGTAILMLVILAITDLRNTSPGVNLAPFVVGLLVVGIGMAWGTNAGYAINPARDFGPRLASFFTGYEGAFKDQFGDIYFWVPIVAPIIGALLGAFLYDLLVGRHLPIADEDEEPGRIPEDKTAA, from the coding sequence ATGGCTACGACTGAAGCAGTCAAGGCGAAGACCCTTCTGGGGGAGTGTTCCGCCGAGCTGGCCGGTACGTTCATCCTGATCCTGTTCGGGTGTGGTGTGGTGGCGCAGGTGGCCGCCGCGGGGATCGGGGATCACGACTCCATCGCGTGGGCCTGGGGGCTCGGGGTGACCCTGGGCATCTACGTCGCGGGCCGGATGACCGGCGCTCATCTGAATCCGGCGGTGACGATCGCGCTGGCGGCGTTCCGTGGGTTCTCCTGGAAGAAGGTGCTGCCGTACTCGGTGGCGCAGTTCCTCGGCGCGTTTCTGGCGGCTCTGGTGGTCCGCTGGAACTACACCGAGGCGCTGAACAAGTTCGACCCCGGGCTGACGATCAAGAGCCAGGGCGTGTTCTCCACCCTGCCGGGCAACGGCAGCCTGGATCTCGGCGTCGGGATGTGGGGCGGTTTCCGGGACCAGATCATCGGTACGGCGATCCTGATGCTGGTCATCCTGGCGATCACCGACCTGCGCAACACGTCCCCGGGCGTCAACCTGGCGCCGTTCGTCGTCGGCCTGCTGGTGGTCGGTATCGGGATGGCGTGGGGCACCAACGCCGGGTACGCGATCAACCCGGCCCGTGACTTCGGCCCGAGGCTGGCGTCGTTCTTCACCGGGTACGAGGGAGCGTTCAAGGATCAGTTCGGGGACATCTATTTCTGGGTGCCGATCGTGGCACCGATCATCGGGGCCCTGCTCGGCGCGTTCCTGTACGACCTGCTGGTCGGGCGGCACCTGCCGATCGCCGACGAGGACGAGGAGCCCGGACGCATTCCCGAGGACAAGACCGCCGCATGA